In Lates calcarifer isolate ASB-BC8 linkage group LG15, TLL_Latcal_v3, whole genome shotgun sequence, one genomic interval encodes:
- the ica1 gene encoding islet cell autoantigen 1 — translation MEGGHFGYSRDYLDRFVQSQDSSVVNKFQQKYWKTKQTLIKVTGKKEDEHVVASDADLDAKLEVFHSIQRTCMELLKVIEQYQRRICFLSQEENELGRFLRSQGSQDKTRAGKIMQATGKALCFSSQQRLALRNPLCRLYQEVETFRYRAISDTWLTVNRMEQSRTEYRGALLWMKDVSQELDPDTHKQMEKFRKVQAQVRTTKTSFDKLKTDVCQKVDLLGASRCNLLSHVLTTYQTTLLHFWEKTSHTMAAIHESFKGCQHYEFSTLKTLQDPMDKLAKKKGKKKSKAETEDGKKAETTDDQLISLEMKILSRPIQELEGEEKDSMALLNEILGGMSVDEGDFSREWTEVFGDSEEGTSAASGRQAEAQQKENSFFLPSQLLDQSLNNPQSSLSDWAGIAPQTIAQTTEPSSGANQNPSKPAVKDTAGTSKDLSAWFNLFADLDPLSNPDAVGKTDTEHELHTA, via the exons ATGGAGGGAGGACATTT TGGCTACTCCCGGGACTATCTCGACCGCTTCGTCCAAAGCCAGGACTCATCTGTGGTGAACAAGTTCCAGCAGAAGTACTGGAAAACCAAACAGACGCTCATCAAGGTCACCGGGAAGAAAGAGGACGAACATGTGGTGGCATCAGACGCGGATCTGGACGCCAAgctggag GTCTTCCACTCCATCCAGAGAACATGCATGGAGCTGCTGAAGGTCATCGAGCAGTACCAGAGGAGGATCTGTT TTCTTTCCCAGGAGGAGAACGAACTGGGTCGTTTCCTGCGCTCCCAGGGCTCGCAGGACAAAACCAGGGCTGGAAAGATCATGCAGGCCACAGGGAAAGCACTTTGCTTCTCCTCCCAGCAGAG ACTGGCTCTGAGGAACCCTCTGTGCCGTTTGTACCAGGAGGTGGAAACGTTTCGCTATCGAGCTATCTCAGACACGTGGCTGACGGTGAATCGAATGGAGCAGTCGAGGACCGAGTACCGCGGGGCACTGCTCTGGATGAAGGACGTGTCTCAGGAGCTGGATCcggacacacataaacagatggAGAAATTCCGCAAG GTTCAGGCCCAGGTGCGCACAACCAAAACAAGCTTTGACAAACTGAAGACTGATGTCTGCCAGAAAGTGGACCTGCTGGGAGCCAGCCGCTGCAACCTCCTCTCTCACGTTTTAACCACATACCAG ACAACACTTTTGCACTTCTGGGAGAAGACATCCCACACTATGGCTGCCATTCATGAGAGCTTCAAGGGCTGTCAGCACTATGAGTTCTCTACACTCAAG ACCTTACAGGACCCCATGGACAAGCTGGCTaagaagaaggggaagaagaaaagtaaagcagagacagaagatGGAAAGAAAGCTGAGACCACAGATGACCA ACTCATCTCACta GAAATGAAGATCCTCTCTCGGCCTATCCAAGAGttagagggagaggagaaggacagCATGGCCTTACTCAACGAGATCCTGGGCGGTATGTCTGTGGACGAGGGCGACTTCTCTCGAGAGTGGACGGAAGTGTTTGGAGACTCTGAGGAGGGAACGAGCGCCGCATCTGGCAGACAGGCGGAGGCCCAGCAAAAGGAAAACTCCTTCTTTCTACCATCTCAGCTGCTGGACCAGAGCTTGAATAATCCACAGTCTTCCCTCTCAG ATTGGGCCGGCATCGCTCCACAGACCATTGCCCAGACAACAGAGCCCTCATCTGGAGCCAATCAGAACCCCTCTAAGCCAGCAGTGAAAG ACACAGCGGGGACGTCCAAAGACCTCTCGGCGTGGTTCAACCTGTTTGCTGACTTGGACCCCCTCTCCAATCCCGATGCAGTTGGCAAAACCGACACAGAGCACGAACTTCACACCGCATAG